Proteins encoded together in one Penaeus vannamei isolate JL-2024 chromosome 9, ASM4276789v1, whole genome shotgun sequence window:
- the LOC113821087 gene encoding lipase 3 yields MALVLLFLVHLATATASGLVGFGQLDGSPFDQPHLHPHTFLLTPQLIRVRGYPSEIHQVITDDGYILEIHRIPHGRNGGSRNQNRILPSARNGNGRRENRRVAFIQHCVLCSSADFVMNDPDQALAFILADAGYDVWLGNARGNIYGRRHVRLSPEGSEFWDFSMNEVARYDIPSMLRYVRDTTGAQRVYYTGHSMGTTVFFAMMNYHPHINDWIHVMAAMAPVAYKDHATIYKLYGPLIQSAYRNMERMGVVEVGRLTANYSEATASLCAPLAPTKPVCDAVRMLALGPNSGYIDKAYQPVILAHIPAGMSLNVLKHFQQFHTSHDFQAYDYGRQRNMREYGRPSPPSFSFRGVRAPVGLLYSDGDWVSDTLDVRRMAQQLPNLVLDYLVPLADFNHNDFLWAENANRLVYDRILNLFRKF; encoded by the exons ATGGCGCTGGTGCTGCTTTTCCTGGTACACTTGGCGACTGCAACGGCGAGCGGACTGGTTGGCTTCGGACAGCTTGACGGCTCGCCCTTTGACCAGCCGCACCTGCATCCTCACACCTTTCTGTTGACG CCGCAACTGATCCGTGTTCGAGGTTATCCTTCAGAGATCCATCAAGTGATAACTGACGATGGATATATCCTCGAAATACACAGGATTCCCCACGGACGAAACGGAGGGTCGAGGAACCAGAATAGGATACTCCCTTCAG caAGAAACGGCAACGGGAGACGGGAAAATCGACGTGTGGCGTTTATCCAGCATTGTGTGTTGTGTTCCAGCGCGGATTTTGTGATGAACGATCCTGACCAGGCGCTAG CCTTCATACTGGCGGACGCGGGCTACGACGTGTGGCTAGGGAACGCGCGAGGAAACATCTACGGTCGACGCCACGTCCGCCTCTCACCCGAAGGATCTGAGTTTTGGGATTTCAG CATGAACGAAGTAGCAAGATACGACATACCTTCCATGCTGCGTTACGTCAGGGACACGACAGGGGCACAGCGCGTGTACTACACAGGGCACTCCATGGGCACCACCGTCTTCTTCGCTATGATGAACTACCATCCACACATCAACGAttgg ATTCACGTGATGGCTGCCATGGCCCCGGTCGCTTACAAGGACCACGCGACCATTTACAAGCTCTATGGCCCCCTCATCCAGTCCGCTTAT AGGAACATGGAGCGGATGGGCGTCGTGGAAGTGGGAAGGCTGACCGCCAACTACTCGGAGGCCACGGCATCGCTATGTGCCCCTCTTGCCCCCACCAAGCCCGTGTGCGACGCCGTCCGAATGCTTGCACTTGGCCCCAACTCCGGCTACATCGATAAG GCGTACCAACCTGTGATCCTGGCCCACATCCCAGCTGGAATGTCACTCAATGTCCTGAAGCATTTCCAGCAGTTCCACACATCGC ACGACTTCCAAGCCTATGATTACGGTCGACAACGGAACATGCGGGAGTACGGGAGACCTTCTCCTCCGAGCTTCTCCTTCAGGGGAGTGCGCGCGCCCGTCGGCCTCCTCTACTCTGACGGGGACTGGGTCTCGGATACGctg GACGTCAGGAGAATGGCCCAGCAACTCCCCAACCTTGTCCTCGACTACCTGGTTCCTCTCGCCGACTTCAACCACAACGACTTCCTCTGGGCTGAGAACGCCAATCGCCTGGTCTACGATAGGATACTGAATCTCTTCCGAAAGTTCTAG